In Candidatus Manganitrophus morganii, the genomic window CGTTTTCCAGAAGATCGATCGTCGCCAGCGCCGCCTCGCAGGCAATCGGGTTTCCGCCGAACGTATTGGCGTGCGCCCCCGGCGCCCAGCGCATCAGCGCCTCCCGGGCGATCATCGCCCCGAGCGGCATTCCCGAGGCCAATCCTTTTGCGAGCGTCATCACATCGGGAACCAGATTGAAATGCTCCGAGGCGAACATCTTTCCGGTCCGGCCCATTCCGGTCTGGATCTCATCGACGACGATCTGAATTCCGAATTCACGCGCAAGGTCGGAAAGCTCCCCTAAGAAGCGCTTCGGCGGAACGACGTAGCCCCCCTCCCCCTGGATCGGCTCGACGAAAATCGCGGCGACCTCTTCGGGGGCGACCAGATGCCGGAAGGCGACCTCCCGAATCCAGTTCAACGTGTAGCGATCGCACTCCTCCGTGGGAACGCCTGCAGGCGGGCGGTACGGATTGGGGTACGGCGCATGGATGACCCCCGGCACGAGCGGCGCGAAGCCGGCCCGATGGACCACCTTGCTCGCCGTCAGAGAGAGGGCCCCCATGCTTCGCCCGTGAAAGGCGCCCAAGAAGGCGATGTAATAAGGCCGTTTTGTTTGATGGCGGACCAGTTTCATCGCCGCCTCGGTCGATTCCGTTCCAGAGTTGGTGAAGAAGACCTTCTTCCGCTCCCGGCCCGGCGCAAGCCGGTTGAGCTTCTCGCCGAGAAGGACTTCGGAGGAATAGTAGAAGTCGGTCCCCGACATGTGGATGAGCCGCTTCGCCTGATCGACGATTGCTTTGACGACTTTGGGATGGCAATGACCGGTCGCCGTCACGGCGATCCCGGAGGTGAAATCGAGGAAGCGGTTTCCGTCGACATCGGTGATGACGCTCCCCTTGGCCGATTGAACGACCAGCGGATAGGCGCGAGTGTATGAGGGAGAGATCACGGCGTTGTCCCGCTCGACCCACTTCTGGGCATTCGGTCCGGGAGGGGTCCCCTTGAGAGAGGGGATCTTATTGTTATTTTTCTTCTTCATGGGAAAACCTCTTCCGGCGGCGATTCGACACCTCGACGCCTGTTCAATCTAGATGACGCTCAGCCGCTTGCGCTGCTCTTTTCTCCGATGGACCAGGCCGAAGATTTCGGTAATGATCCGAAGGGCGGCGAAACTGGTAATGTCGGAGACATCGAGCGGCGGGGCCACCTCCACCAGATCGGCCCCGACGATCGGGAGCGGGTGGAGCCTGCGGATCAGGGTGATGACATCGCGCGTGGTCAGTCCCCCCGCATCGGGAATGCCGGTCCCCGGCGCAAAGGCCGGGTCGAGCGCATCGATGTCGATCGAGAGATAGACATTCTGCATGTCAGCAAACTGCTTGACGATCTCATCGGCGACTGCCTTCATCCCCCGCTCCGCCACTTCATAGGCCGGGACCATCTTCATTTCGTTTTCCTGGATGAATTGCAGGCCGGCCATTTCGAAGCAGCGGGTGCCGACCAGGACCGTCTTTTTCGGATCGAACCGGTCGCTCTCCATCGTCCTTCGAAGCGGACAGGCGTGCGAGTAAGAAGAGCCGTCGAAGGTGTCGGAGAGATCGGTGTGGGCATCGACAAAGATCAACCCGATCTTCTCGGTCGCCCGTTTGCTGAAGGCCCGATGGACCGGGATGACGACAGAGTGGTCCCCGCCCAACGTCAAGACAAACGAGCGGGCCGCCCGCTCCTCAACCTCCTTCTCGAGCTTCGGGAATGCGGCGACGAAATTCTTCCCGAACGGAAGGTTGCCGTCGTCGCGGATGACCAGCCCCCGGAGGAGCTCCCCCGTTTCCAAGACCGGCGGGATCTCGCTCGAGACCTTGCGGATCGCATCCGGCCCCTTCGCCGCTCCCTTTCGATAACAGACCGCGCCGTCATAGGGAAAGCCGACGATCGTAATATCAGGCGCCGCCGCCTTCGGCTGGTTGAGACCCGCCCACCATTTTTCTTCTTTCAAATTCGACTTCCTTGCCATGGTTCTATTTTATCATTCCTTTCCAACTTCGGCTTTTCGCCAATTCGTCATTCGAATTTCAGACGATCCCATGTCCTCTCTTCCCGAACGAGAAGGCATCAAATGCGGAGAAAACAAAGAGGACCACATTCAACATCATGGCGCGAGGCGAGTAACCGGAAATCTTAAATAAAAAAGCGGCAACAAAGAGGAGCGAAACCCCTCGTCCCCACTTCCGCAGATAGAGATGCCCCAGCCCGGCGAAAACCAAGGAGAGCACGGCGGCGATCACCGGCCGGACCGGATCCGATTCAATCCGATTTTCCGTCTTTTTCTCCTTCTCCAACTTCGGTTCGGACGAAGGGCCGGCCTCTTCCGAAGGGGGTGTTTGCTTCTTTTCAGGGGTCATCTGCATTCCGGCCTCCTCTCACGCCGCATTCGCTAGACGATTCCAAATCCGCGCCGACCGATCGAAAACGCATCGAAGGCGGCGAAAACAAAAAGGATAATGTTGAGCGCCGTCGCCGGCGGCCAATAGGCGGTCAGGCTGAAAATCAACGCTCCCGCCGCCAACAGAACCCCTCCCCGAGCATACTCTTGAAGAAGGAAGTGGCCCAGCCCCGCGAAAACCATCGAGAGAAGCGCCGCCGTCACCGGTTTCCAGAGGGTGGCGCTCCTCGGCTCAGCCTCGCTTTCCAGCTGCAAGCCGGGCTTCGGCAAGCCGGTCGGCCGCTTCGGACGGGAGGATCGATGCTTTCTTGGCAAGGGCAAACACCTCCTTTACGCGATTGTAGATCGCCTCGATTTTTTGATAAGCCTTCTCTTTTGAGTAGCCGTTCAGCTCCTCGGCGATATTGATGAGTCCGCCGGCATTGAGGACATAATCGGGGGTATAAAGGATATTCCGATCTTTTAGAAGGATCGCCGCCTTGGCGTTTTCCAACTGATTGTTGGCCGCCCCGGCGATGATCTCGCACGACAGCCGCGGGATGGTTCTTTCATTTAAGAATCCCCCCAGCGCGCAGGGGGAGAAAATATCGCACTCCACCCGATAGATCTCATGCCCCAGGAACGGATCGGCGCCGGTGACCTTACAGATCGCCGCCACCCGCTCGGGATCCATATCGCAGACATAAAGCTTCGCCCCTGCCTTGTGAAGAAAAAGCGCCAGAGCATACCCGACCTTTCCGATTCCCTGGATCGCGATCTTCCTCCCTTGAAAAGAGCTCTCTCCGAAGCGTTCTTCGAGAGAGGCGCGCATCCCGCAGAAGACGCCATAAGCGGTCGCCGGAGAGGGATCTCCGCTCCCCCCTTTTTCTTCCGGAAGTCCGGCGGCATGCGGCATCACCTGATGCATTCGGTCGATATCGGCAAGGCCGATCCCGACATCTTCGGCCACGATGTACCGTCCTCCGAGAGAAGCGACCTCTTTGGCGAAGGCGATCAACTTTGCTTCGCTCTTCTCTTTTTTCGGATCGCCCCAGATGACGCTTTTTCCCCCGCCGAGGGGGAGATCGGCCATCGCCGCCTTATAAGTCATTGCCCTCGAGAGCCGAAGCGCGTCGGTCAGGGCGGCGGCGGCATCCGGATAGGGCCACATCCGGCAGCCGCCGAGCGCCGGCCCCAGCTGGGTGTTGTGGATGGCGATGATCGCTTGAAGACCGGAGGCGCGATCGGAGCAGAACAGCACCCGCTCGTGCCCTTCCGTTTTCATCTGTTCGAAGAGGTTCATCTTGTCCTTTCTTTTTTGTCGGGCACGACATGTCGTGCCTCGACACGGCCATTATCTATGGATATAACCCGCGCACCAGGTGGGCGCTGGCGATCTTCTCGATCCCGGTCATCATCGCGGCCAGCCGCATATCGACCTTCTCCGAGAGCGACCGCGCGAGGACCCGCTGAAACGCCTCGGTGATGATCTCGGCGAGCCGATTCTGAATTTCCTTCTCATTCCAAAAATAGTTCTGCAGATCCTGTACCCATTCAAAGTAAGAAACGATCACCCCCCCCGCATTGGCCAAAATATCGGGAAGGATAAAAATCCCCCGGTCGTTCAGTAAAACATCGGCATCCAAATCGGTCGGACCGTTCGCCCCTTCCGCCAGGATGCGGCACCGAAGCCGGCCGGCATTCTTGATGTGGATCGCCCCCGCCAACGCCGCTGGAATCAGGACCGTGCACGGCTGCTCCAATAGATCCTCCGGAGAGATCGGATCGGCCCCGGGAAAGCCGACCACACTCTCCGTCTGCTCTTTATAAGGGAGAAGCCTTGCCAGATCGAGCCCCCTCGGATCGTAAATCGCCCCCTTCGAGTCGGAAACGCCGATCACCTGAATGCCATGGGCCGAAAGCATTCGCGCGGCGTGCCGGCCGACATTGCCGAACCCTTGAATGATCGCTGTGCTGCCGGTGACGGGAAGATTGAGATGACGCATCGCTTCAAGAATCGTTACGAAAAGGCCGCGGCCGGTCGCCTCTTCCCGGCCGAGCGAGCCGCCGATGCTGATCGGCTTTCCCGTCACCACCTCCGCGACGGAATACCCTTTGAACTGGCTGTAGGTGTCCATGATCCAGGCCATCACTTGCTCGTTGGTCCCCACGTCGGGGGCCGGAATATCTTGATCGGGCCCGATGATCGGAAAAATCTCCGCGGTATAGCGCCGGGTCAGCCGCTGCAACTCGTTGCGCGAGAGGACCTTCGGATCGCACCGGACCCCCCCCTTGGCCCCGCCGTAAGGAAGACCGGCGAGAGCGCATTTCCAGGTCATCCGCATCGCCAGCGCCGCCGTCTCGCCGAGGGTGACGGAGGGGTGATAACGAATCCCTCCCTTGAAGGGCCCCAACGCCGAATCGTGCTGAACACGATAGCCGCGAAAAACCTCGACATGGCCGTCGTCGCGCCGGATCGGGATACTGACGGTCAGCGTCCGTTGCGGGCTTTTGAACCGCTCACAAAGATTCGGATCGAGGTTCAGACGCGCGGCGGCCCGCTCAAACTGAGCGAGTGCAAGTTTGTATTCCGGATGGTCGAGTTCGCCGAGCCACTCCCGATTCTCGTTCTCGGACATGGAAGGATCTCCTTTTCGACGGCGGAATGCGGCCCCAATCGTTGGTAGAGACGCCCCGGCGGGACGTCTCTACTTTATTCCTATTTCGAAAATCCGCACCCGGACTATTTTCGGGCGGCCCCGTCGATTTCGAGTTGAATGGCGGCGTGGCCGATCTTGAAACGTTGACAGAGGAGAAAATTGATCTTCTTCAGGAGATGCGTCGTCTCTTTCAGCGGCATGTCCTCCACCGCCACATGCGCCGACAAGGCATACATGCCGGAGGTCAGCGTCCAGACATGGACATCATGGACATCGCGGACTTCCTCCAGCACCTTCACCGCCTCGACGACATGAACCGGATCGATTCCCTTCGGCGTCGCCTCCAGGAGAATATCGATCGAATCCATCATGAGGCGAAACGCCCAGTAGAGGATGACGAACGAGAGAAACACCCCCACGAGAGGATCGACGAACCACCATTGGGTAAAATAAATGACCCCGGCCGCCGCCACCACCCCGACGGAAGAGAGGGTGTCTCCGATCATGTGCAGATAGGCCGACTTTACATTGAGGCTCCGCTTCATCGATCGGCTCAGCAGGGCGGCGGTGACCAGGTTGGTCACCAAACCGATCGTGGCGATGAGGATCATCTCCACCGTGGCCACCGGAACCGGGTTGTAAAAGCGTTGATACGCTTCGTAGAAGATCCAAAGGGTTACCAACAAGAGAAGGAAACTGTTCAGCAGCGCCGCCAAGATTTCAAGGCGGTAAAAGCCAAACGTCTTTTTGGAGGTGGGGGGGCGGACCGAAAAGATCATCGCGACGAAGCTGATCGAGAGCGCAAGGAGATGGGTCAACATATGCCCGGCGTCGGAGAGAAGGGCCAAGCTGTTGGTCATCAATCCTCCGATGACCTCCACAATCATCACCCCGCCGGTGAGGAGAATCGCCGACAGGAGCCTTTTCCGCTCCCCGGACCAGACCGACGAAAATGAAATCGGTTGGACCTGGGGATTGTGCGGATGCCCCAGGTCGAGGCCGCAGCTATTTTGGCAAGGATGATAGGTCTCCTGATCCTCGCTTTCGTGATGATGCCCCGTGACGATCGATCGGAAATCTACTTCCACAGTTTTTTTAAACCTCTCCAAGAAAAAAAGAAAATTCCGAGGAGCAGAACATAGATGATGATGAGCGCGATTTTCGGCTGGGTTGGATAGAGGCTAAAAACAACATAAATCAGGATACCCAATAAAAGCTGGGCGATCAGGATATCCCCAGACCATTTTCCCTTGTTGGAGTCGGACATGCTCCTCGCTCCTGAGTATAACATAAACCGAAACGTTCCCCTAGCCGCGGCCCTCGGCAAAGCGGGAAGCCGGCACCTCGGTCTCTTCCTTTGGCATCGATGAAAATCGAGCGGTCTGGATATTGAACTCGGAGGGAAGAGCGCGTTCGTTTATTCGGGGGTGGGAAAAAAGGCAGACCGGGCAGGGGCAGCCAATCGCGGGGACGCCGGTCGACGTGCCGGAACTTAAGAGGGTCCGCCTCATCATGTTACGGGGCTTCCTCCGGGGGCGGCTCGGGGTTCTCACGTTTCTGGATCATCTCCTCAAACGACTTCATCAGCGCGTCGTGCTTCTTGACCATTCCGTCGAGCTCCGCGGCCGTGTCGACCATTCTTTTTCTCATCGTTTTTCTCTGGGCGGCGGTTGACTGTCCGGAAAGGAGCCGCTCGGTCACCTCGGCTTGATCTTTCATCGCCATCAACATTTGATGCAGGAGGCGGTGATGTTCACGTAGGATCTGGTTTCTGCTGATGATATCTTTTCCGTCGGTGGCCTCAGCGACCCCCACCGAGAGGAACAAAACAAAAAATAATACAACGGCGGTTGCGCACTTCTGCAATTACTTCCTCCTTTTTTTCATTTCCTCATTAAACGTCTTCTGATAGAGGATGTCCCATTCCGGGCTTCCTTCGACGATCCTGCGCGAATAAGAGGAGAGCTTCTGCCGAACCAGCTCGTCGATCTGCACATCGAGATTCAATTCCGAAAGGAGGGTCCGCTTGATCTGCCGGAGGATCACCTCTTTCTCCACTTTTCGCTCGACGGAGGGATCTTTTTCCAACGCCTGGAGAATGAGGTGAGAGAGGTGGCTGATCTTTTCGTCGCTAAGGGCCATATCGTTTTATACCACCAAGTTTCTGTCTTTAATCAGCTGTTTTTTGATCATCTGAAACATCTTTTGATAATCGACATTCCCCTGATCGATCTCCTTCTCGTAACCCTTCAGGATCTCCCTTACTTCGGCATTCAGACGGTCTTCGACCTGGAGATCGTCCAAGATCACCGATTCGACCTTTCCGATTAAGAATTCTTTTTTGGAAGAGGAGGCAATCAGCCCTTCTTTGAGAAGGGTCTCCACCAATATCTTAGAGAGAGAGGCAACCCGTTCTTTGGCAAGTTTCATTTCGGTAGAATAACAAAAGGGGGGGGGGGTGTCAACAAGCGCCGGTCGCCCCGATGGTGAGATTGAGCCTTCTCAACTGCCTCACTCACCAGGCGGCGAATAGACCGCACCCTTGTTACGGCACTCCCGAATTGGCTATACTAAAATTAAGAGGCAATGCTTAACAAGGTATCCCCCATTTCGATTATGGTTGGCTGGTCTGGCAGATCACCCAGAGAATTTGAGCGTTGGAGAGGGGGAGGGTGAGAAACAAAAAAATCCTCTCATGAAGGAGCACGAGATGAATCGAAAGATGCTTTACGCAACACTTTTCCTTCTGGCATTGACGGTGAGGACAACCTATGCCGGCGATCTCCTCGATGGAGGGCCGATGATCGACACCCCTGCCAACGAAGAGATGGTCGACACGCCCGCCGACCGGAGCAAGGGAAATCCTCCCGCCAGTCAAAGCGATGGAGCAGATGAGAGCGCCACAGATGAGTTCCATCGGAGAGTCACAGGGGAGATCGATCGGCTTGAAGACGGCATGATCTCTTTGAAGACCGAAGAGGGAACCGTTCGCAAGTTCGGCGTCAAAGATGCTAAAAAAGAAGGCCTGAAAGGATTGAAGCCCGGCGACCGCGTCACGCTCGAATTGGATGAAGGGAATGAAATCGCCGACATCCATAAAGAAGCCCAAGTGGCTGAAGGAAACCAAAGTGGCGCCGATGACGGAAAGGGGGGCTTTTCTCCGGAGAAACACCGCTCGATTACCGGAACACTGGAGTCTTTTAATGCGATGGAGAGAAAAGTGACCATCAAAACGGCAGAGGGTCAATCGAAATCATTTCAGCTGAAGAACCCGGCGATCAGCAAACTTACGGGGGTGATGCCCGGGACCGAAGTCGTCCTTGAGGTCGACGAACAAAACCGCGTGATGGATGCCCACAAGCCCTCATAACCACGGCATTTCCCGATGAAGTAAAATGGGGGTCCGGATCGGAACAGAGATTTCGGACCCCCCTCTATTTCAAGAGCGATTTCTCTTCCTCTTTCTACCTGATCAACCTAAGAGTAATCTGACTGAATTTCGCTTGATGTTTCGTTGTGCTTTTAGTATGGTTTCTGATTGGCATTTATCAGGTCGAGCAGATTTCTCCTAGTCCGGAAACCGCTGCTTCAAAATCTTGCAGGCAAAACCCGTTTGAAGAAGGGCAGGCCGGGGGTACTGATATCGGCCCGCCACGAAAGAGCGCAATGAGCCGAGCCCAGGGTCGGGAACAAGATAACTACCCGGAAAATAGAGACAAAAATAGAACCGGAATTTCCGGAATCTTCCAGCGAGGGCTGGCCCTCTTTTTTCATTCGAAGAATCGCATGGTCCGCTTTCCCGCCGATCGCACCCTCGGAATCCTTTTTCAGAGGGACCGAAATAACCGATCCGAAGATGCCTGGAAAGAAATCGGCCCCGCCTCCGGGGATGTTTTTCTCCTTGCCGATAAAGCGCTTCGATTGAAGGTCGCCTCGGGAGACGGGGCGCCTGTCGATCTGTCGCCGCTGACCGGCCTAAAACCGAATGATCTGCAAAGCCTTCGCCTTGAATATGCGAAGATCACCGATGCGGATTTGTCTCATCTTCGCGGTTTGACCGGGCTCAATGAGCTGGAGTTGAAGAGTACCGCCGTCACCGGGGAAGGATTCGTCTATCTGCGTAATCTCAAACTTCTGATCGAACTCGGCCTTTGGGAAACCCCGATCGATAATGCAGGACTGAAACACCTTCGGGAGTTCACCACTCTCCAAGAGCTTGATCTCGGAATGACGCAGGTGACCTGCTCCGGGCTGTCGCACCTTCAAGAAATGCGGAGCTTAAGACGGCTTTCTCTAGGAGGAACAACGGTCGGAGATAAGGGGATGGCCTTCTTGCGGGAGCATACCGCGCTCCAAGGGCTGTTTCTCGGCTGTACCAAGATCAGCGACACGGGCCTGGCGCATCTTCGTGAACTTCCCGAACTGCAGCGGATCGCCCTGGCCGCAACCCGGGTCACCGATGAGGGTCTCAGCCATTTAAAAGAGCTGCAAACACTGGAATGGCTCTATTTGGGAGGAACCCGGATCAGCGACGCCGGCTTGGCCTCTCTTCGAAACATGAGGGGTTTGAAGTGGCTTTATCTTCCGGGAACGGGGATCACGGATGCGGGGCTGGCTCATTTGAGCGCTTTATCGAACCTGAAAGAACTCGATCTCAAGGACACTTCCGTCAGTCCCGGCGGCTTGGAGAGATTACGGCAAACCTTGCCTGATTGTAAGGTCTTCTTTTAACGGTCGCCGCAAGGATTCTTTCCCTCGATCACCGCTTACAGCTTGTCTTTGAGAATGACTTCGGCATCGATAAAATGCTCGAAAGGACGACCTCCCTGTTTCCCTTCCACATGATAGGTCCCCTGAACAAGAGCATAATGCCCTCGCTGTATCGTGGGAAGGGTGAGGCTGACGACCTTAATCGTCGACCCGGTACTACTTGGATTCACCGACTCCTCTTCCAGAACAAGCATCACAAATTCGCTTCCACGCCGCCCTTGTTGGACCTCAATGGACTGAACCCGGCCGGTCACCACAATCCGGTGACCATCATATTGGCCCGGCTCCGTTTTAAGGTCGTTCAGAGTCACCAGCATTGGAAGCTCTTTGGCAGGCGGCTGGGCTACCAGCAGAGATATAGGGGAAAAGGAGAGAAACAGGCTTGCCAAAAAGATCGGGACAAATCGGCTTTTTGCTATCGATATGAAATAACATCGGCTCGTTTGACGCATAGGGCAATCCTTTTCAAATAAAAA contains:
- a CDS encoding acetyl ornithine aminotransferase family protein, which encodes MKKKNNNKIPSLKGTPPGPNAQKWVERDNAVISPSYTRAYPLVVQSAKGSVITDVDGNRFLDFTSGIAVTATGHCHPKVVKAIVDQAKRLIHMSGTDFYYSSEVLLGEKLNRLAPGRERKKVFFTNSGTESTEAAMKLVRHQTKRPYYIAFLGAFHGRSMGALSLTASKVVHRAGFAPLVPGVIHAPYPNPYRPPAGVPTEECDRYTLNWIREVAFRHLVAPEEVAAIFVEPIQGEGGYVVPPKRFLGELSDLAREFGIQIVVDEIQTGMGRTGKMFASEHFNLVPDVMTLAKGLASGMPLGAMIAREALMRWAPGAHANTFGGNPIACEAALATIDLLENGGLMQNAEKMGNHLLSRLRAMQKTHRLIGDVRGFGLMIGVELVRDRETKEMAIPERNKIIQRCFEKGLLILGCGQNVLRFVPPLVIKRPEMERALAIFEEVLAEVEGERTPR
- the speB gene encoding agmatinase is translated as MKEEKWWAGLNQPKAAAPDITIVGFPYDGAVCYRKGAAKGPDAIRKVSSEIPPVLETGELLRGLVIRDDGNLPFGKNFVAAFPKLEKEVEERAARSFVLTLGGDHSVVIPVHRAFSKRATEKIGLIFVDAHTDLSDTFDGSSYSHACPLRRTMESDRFDPKKTVLVGTRCFEMAGLQFIQENEMKMVPAYEVAERGMKAVADEIVKQFADMQNVYLSIDIDALDPAFAPGTGIPDAGGLTTRDVITLIRRLHPLPIVGADLVEVAPPLDVSDITSFAALRIITEIFGLVHRRKEQRKRLSVI
- a CDS encoding leucine dehydrogenase, coding for MNLFEQMKTEGHERVLFCSDRASGLQAIIAIHNTQLGPALGGCRMWPYPDAAAALTDALRLSRAMTYKAAMADLPLGGGKSVIWGDPKKEKSEAKLIAFAKEVASLGGRYIVAEDVGIGLADIDRMHQVMPHAAGLPEEKGGSGDPSPATAYGVFCGMRASLEERFGESSFQGRKIAIQGIGKVGYALALFLHKAGAKLYVCDMDPERVAAICKVTGADPFLGHEIYRVECDIFSPCALGGFLNERTIPRLSCEIIAGAANNQLENAKAAILLKDRNILYTPDYVLNAGGLINIAEELNGYSKEKAYQKIEAIYNRVKEVFALAKKASILPSEAADRLAEARLAAGKRG
- a CDS encoding Glu/Leu/Phe/Val dehydrogenase; the encoded protein is MSENENREWLGELDHPEYKLALAQFERAAARLNLDPNLCERFKSPQRTLTVSIPIRRDDGHVEVFRGYRVQHDSALGPFKGGIRYHPSVTLGETAALAMRMTWKCALAGLPYGGAKGGVRCDPKVLSRNELQRLTRRYTAEIFPIIGPDQDIPAPDVGTNEQVMAWIMDTYSQFKGYSVAEVVTGKPISIGGSLGREEATGRGLFVTILEAMRHLNLPVTGSTAIIQGFGNVGRHAARMLSAHGIQVIGVSDSKGAIYDPRGLDLARLLPYKEQTESVVGFPGADPISPEDLLEQPCTVLIPAALAGAIHIKNAGRLRCRILAEGANGPTDLDADVLLNDRGIFILPDILANAGGVIVSYFEWVQDLQNYFWNEKEIQNRLAEIITEAFQRVLARSLSEKVDMRLAAMMTGIEKIASAHLVRGLYP
- a CDS encoding cation diffusion facilitator family transporter, encoding MEVDFRSIVTGHHHESEDQETYHPCQNSCGLDLGHPHNPQVQPISFSSVWSGERKRLLSAILLTGGVMIVEVIGGLMTNSLALLSDAGHMLTHLLALSISFVAMIFSVRPPTSKKTFGFYRLEILAALLNSFLLLLVTLWIFYEAYQRFYNPVPVATVEMILIATIGLVTNLVTAALLSRSMKRSLNVKSAYLHMIGDTLSSVGVVAAAGVIYFTQWWFVDPLVGVFLSFVILYWAFRLMMDSIDILLEATPKGIDPVHVVEAVKVLEEVRDVHDVHVWTLTSGMYALSAHVAVEDMPLKETTHLLKKINFLLCQRFKIGHAAIQLEIDGAARK